Part of the Nostoc sp. ATCC 53789 genome, AGGGGGAATGGTGCAGAGGAGAGAAATTTTCTGCCTGCTACCCACTCCCTTATCTCTGTGTCTTAAATTACGAATTACAAATTACAAGGGGGTATAGCTTGAGCGATGAAAACCTCTTAGACCAAGAGGATTATCTACAGGCACGGGTTGATCAGTGCATCTGGCAAAAAAGCACAGATGCAGGTATTTCGCGCCAGCGCTTTCTGAAAATACTAGCCACGATGGTTGGCGCAACAGCCATCGGGGGTTTAACTAAACCTGCGCCTGCTCACAGTCAGGCAGCTGTTAAAACTAAAGCCAGTAAAATACTTAAACCATTACCACCAGGGTATATCTCTCATAGCAAAGGCACGTTAGAGATGAACTGGGAAGCGATGTATGGGCGTGGTTATTTAGTACCAAACGATTGGTTTTATGTTCACAACCGCAGTACACCTCCGCCTTTTGACCCATCTCTATGGCGTTTGCAAATTCATGGAACTGGCGTTTCTGTGCCTTGCGAGTTCACATACGATGAAATCATCGCTATGCCTTCCATCTCGGTAACATGTGCCATTGAGTGTGCTGCTAATGGTCGGCGCTTCTTTGAAGAGGCTTACAACAAACCACTCACTGGAACCCGGTGGAGGCTTGGGGCCATTGGTGTGGCTGAGTGGACTGGTGTACCACTGAGCATATTATTAGAGCGGGCTGGATTGAAATCTACAGCAAAAGACGTACTCGTAGAGGGTGCAGATTTTGATTCGCTCGACTCAAAGGAGACAAATAAATCTAAATTCAACAATGTAGTTCCGATTGCCAAAGCATTAGCAGATAACTCGCTTGTCGTCTATGCAATGAATGGAGAACCATTACCTCCAGATCATGGCCAGCCGTGCCGTGTCTTATTCCCTGGTTGGGGAGGAAACGCCAACGTTAAATGGATTGAGCGGATTGAGGTTTCTGAAACACTGATATATACCCAGTGGGTAACGGAGCAGATGGTACTGGTTGGTGCAGATTACCCTGCGATCGCACCATATAAAGGTAAGCTGATTACCTATCAAAATGTTAAGAGCGCTTTCGAGTTGGCTTGGCCCGCTACGCTTTCGGCTCGAACCCATTTACTACGTGGACGTTCTTGGTCTGGGAAAGGAAAAATTGCCCGTGTAGAAGTCAGTCTAGATGGCGGTAAAACTTGGCAGTTTGCACGACTGAGAGAACCAAACTTTCCATTTGCATGGACACGATGGGACATTGAATGGAACCCAACTCCTGGCGAATATTTTCTCCAAGCTCGTGCTACTGACAATTTAGGTAACACACAATCGAGTACAGTTCCGTGGAATGATTTTGGATTGCTCTACGGAGGCATTGTTAGCCATCCGGTGACAGTACGGAGATGAGGGAGAAGGGGCAGAGAGCAGAGGAGCAGGGGAAGCAGGGGAAGCAGGGGGAGAAGAAGAATCATCATGCCCAATTTCCAATTCCCAATTCCCACTATCAGTTTTCTAGAAAAATACCTATTTATGATTGATTTTAGTTGGTTGATTTTAGTAACTGGGGGTTTAATATCTGGAGTCATAGCCGGACTTTTAGGAATAGGTGGCGGTATTATCACAATTCCTCTTTTAGTCACACTAGGTTATACTCCCGTTCAGGCGATCGCTACTAGTAGCCTTGCTATTGTGATTACTTCCATTTCTGGAAGTTTGCAGAATTGGTCAATGGGATACTTTGACTTTAAACGAGTAATGTATTTAGGAATTCCAGCTTTTCTAACTACTGGAATAGGTGTATATTTCGCCAACAAAATTCCTTCCTACATCATACTCTTTACATTTGGCATCATACTACTCGTTAATATCTATTTGATTGAACTTCGTAAAGAACTGGCCCTTAATGAAAAAGAGAATACAGCCCCAGTATTTAACCCATTAGTTTCTAAAATTGGCACTGGGGGAGCAGCAGGAATTTTAGCAGGTTTATTTGGCTTAGGTGGCGGTACGATTATGGTGCCATTACAAATGTTGCTACTGGGAGAAGAAATTAAAGTAGCAATTCAGACT contains:
- a CDS encoding sulfite oxidase translates to MSDENLLDQEDYLQARVDQCIWQKSTDAGISRQRFLKILATMVGATAIGGLTKPAPAHSQAAVKTKASKILKPLPPGYISHSKGTLEMNWEAMYGRGYLVPNDWFYVHNRSTPPPFDPSLWRLQIHGTGVSVPCEFTYDEIIAMPSISVTCAIECAANGRRFFEEAYNKPLTGTRWRLGAIGVAEWTGVPLSILLERAGLKSTAKDVLVEGADFDSLDSKETNKSKFNNVVPIAKALADNSLVVYAMNGEPLPPDHGQPCRVLFPGWGGNANVKWIERIEVSETLIYTQWVTEQMVLVGADYPAIAPYKGKLITYQNVKSAFELAWPATLSARTHLLRGRSWSGKGKIARVEVSLDGGKTWQFARLREPNFPFAWTRWDIEWNPTPGEYFLQARATDNLGNTQSSTVPWNDFGLLYGGIVSHPVTVRR
- a CDS encoding sulfite exporter TauE/SafE family protein; translated protein: MIDFSWLILVTGGLISGVIAGLLGIGGGIITIPLLVTLGYTPVQAIATSSLAIVITSISGSLQNWSMGYFDFKRVMYLGIPAFLTTGIGVYFANKIPSYIILFTFGIILLVNIYLIELRKELALNEKENTAPVFNPLVSKIGTGGAAGILAGLFGLGGGTIMVPLQMLLLGEEIKVAIQTSLGVIVITALAACTGHTLEGNILFAQGLVLGCGGLLGVQMSTRTLPKLPDSTVSLVLRIFLGILSIYLFWEAWINYRHII